A window of Lawsonia intracellularis PHE/MN1-00 genomic DNA:
TTGCAAAATAGAACTCTCTGAAACCCTCCAGTCACTTCGCAATCCTATACTTTTCTCAAATATACTCTCACTGCTTTCGCTCAGTTTACATGGAAGATCTCCTCTTTTTTCATTGTAAGGCTTCCACTTTGCTATCGATAACACTCCTTCAACATATGGCGTTACTGAACAACTCTTTGATATATATAAATTATAACCAATTTGAACCAACCCTCCAGCTATACTTATAGCTGGACTTCCACTTGAGGATGTTTCTCTACCTGCATGGGTAAAAAATCGCTTATTCTTTACTGTTCCCCATCCATAGCAACTTGCAAAATGTCCTGTAATTCCTGGACGATCTGCATTAAATGTAACAACTGCTGCTATACTTTCTATCTCTGACTTTGCTTTAACAGAACCTCTACCTTTACCTAGTTGCATCCCTGTATATTCTTTTTTTTCATCATTGTGACGACTATATGTCAAACCAAAGTGTACTCCATTGCATAACTCAGCAATTATACCAGCTTGACCTGAACGTACTTTACGTTCCAGATTTGCCTTATAATCATCTGTAAATGCAAATACATAGTAAGGAATGTGTTTTTGCTTCTGGTTAGCAAAATTTTTTGTTGCTTTTAATAGTTTTCCATAATTGGCAATAGATGGTGAGGATACTTTATTACCTTGAAGAGACAAGTACATTTGTGGAATTTTTTCATAAGCTTTTAACGCCAGTCTTCGCAACTTTTGGGGGACTTGTATAGAAACGCCTGTCAAAACGCATTGCATACCCAAAAGTGACCCTACTTGCCCCTCGTAGCTATACCCTGGTATTAATTCAACTGCGTAAGTCCAGACATCTTCATATATTGGATCAGTATCTTGCTCTCCCCATCTTGATCTATTTTGTAATCCCTCTGTTCCTTGGTCACCTCTTTGACTACTTCTTAAAATACTGCCTCTAGTACTGGAAGCTCCTACACTAGCTGAAGCACCCACTGCTACTGGCTGTTCTGTCACTATTACGCCTCTTAAGTGTGCTGAAGGTCCTGCTGCTACTGAAGGTTGAGTAGTAACTGGTTGCCCTTGATGACCTACAAGTATAGAACGCCTTCTTCCACGGCTAATACTTTCTTCTATTAGGCTTTGCATTCGCCTATCTATTGCTTCTAAATTCTCACGCTTCTCTTTACTTACTATAATACCACCATAATAATAAGCAGCAAGCATAGAAAAAAAATAACAAGCTAACCCTCCCCCACTAGTAGCGGCTAACATCATAGATGGGTCTGTAAATTCTGCTATCACACCACCTAATCCAACTCCAAGGCCACCACAAGCACCTGCAATTAGGTTTGTAATCAAACAACGAGTCATTCCTATAGAACAAATATTTCTACAGCAATTAGACTGAATAGATGAGGAGTTAGTAGTTACGATATCTTGATTCCCATGTTCATCTAAAAACATACAATATAATGCGTCAGGGATAGACTCTGGTGAGACACTAGTCACACCATCACCACCTGTAGCTCCACCTTCAAGTGATTGTCCACCACTTAGGGAAATTTCACTTAAAGGAATCTGTTCACCACCTTCACCATTATTCATAGCAAATGGCTCTGCCAACACACTAAAAAATAAAAAAGAGCTGAATACACCTGTCAAAACTTTTTTATAATATGCTCTTTTTTGCTGTTTATCGTAACATATATACTTTTTATGCAACTTACTTGCTAATAAATAGCAGACTATAATACAACTTATTGTAACATATATATATATAATATTACATAATGAAATGATGTTATTCATTAAAATCTATTTCCTTTTTATTATAAAGTTAATATATCTAACTATACTAAAATAGTAATTAGTGTTCGATAAAAGTGGTATAAAATTATAAAATATAATAATATCTATGTAATGAGTAGTAGTGAAGATGTATTAAAGATCTAGTTAAAATTAGTTAAAGAAAAAATATGAGGATAAGTAATGTATAGATAAAAAATAGGATTATAATTATAAAGATTAGTAATTAGCTTATCAATAAAGACTGATACTATAACCATCCTTAAGATGGAAAAGTTCATTATTATTGTCAAATTTATTCTATATAATCTATAGTTAAAGTATACTATTAAATATAATAGTTTGTTTTGTAATAGATTATATAGAAATTATATATTTTAATATGTTATGTTTATTTTATAAAAATACTTACTACTATAAAAAATTTCTATTTTAATATATGAATTTAAAAAACTACGTATAAAATAATATTAATATACATATTGTATACATGCACTTAGTTGTTGATTATATAATTTTTGTTCTTTTGTAAAAGAACATAACATTGTTGCTCCAGTAGAAAGACTATCTGTAATCTTTAATATGTATGTCGCCCCACACTCTGTTCTTAAGTAATTCTCATTTCTCATCGGGACAGAAACTTCATACCTCTTCATAGGTGCTACAAGCGGTTGTAAACTTATATTCGATGATGTTTGAGTCCCTGAAATTCCTGAGATCCACATTTGTAAGACAGTATCCTCTGAGAGCTTCCAATTACTTCGCAATCCTATACTTTTCCCAAATATACTCTCATTACTTTCACTCAGTTTACATGGAAGAACCCCTCTTTTTTCATTATAAGGTTCACATGTTGCCACTGATAACACACCTTCAACATATGGCGTTACTAAACAACTCTTTGATATATATAAATTATAACCAATTTGAACCAACCCTCCAGTTATACTTATAGCTGGACTTCCACTTGAGGATGTTTCTCTACCTGCATGGGTAAAAAATCGCTTATTCTTTACTGTTCCCCATCCATAGCAACTTGCAAAATGTCCTGTAATTCCTGGACGATCTGCATTAAATGTAACAACTGCTGCTATACTTTCTATCTCTGACTTTGCTTTGACAGAACCTCTACCTACATCTAGTTGCATCCCTGTATATTCTTTCTTTTCATCATTGTGACGACTATATATCAAACCAAAGTGTACTCCAGTACATAACTCAGCAATTACACCTGTTTGGCTTGAACGTACTTTACATTCCAGATTTGCCTTATAATCATCTGTAAATGCAAATACATGGTAAGGAATATGACTTTGCTTCTGTTTAGCAGGATCTTTTACTACTTTTAATAACTGTCCATAACTGGGAACAGATGATGAAGATGCTTTATTACCTCGAGTAGACAGGTACATTTCTGGTATTTTTTCATAAGCTTTCAGCGCAAGTCTTCGTAGCTTTTGAGGAAACTGTATAGAAACACCTGTCAAAACGCATTGCATACCCAAAAGTGAACTTACTTGTCCTTCGTAGCTATACCCTGGAATAAGATTAGTCGTATAAAAACCTATCTCCTCATATATAGGTTCTTCATCACCACCGCCACCACCAGTACCACCACCTATTGTCTCATATATATGCTCATCACCACTTTCTTCGTCAGACCCTTCTGAAGAACTGCCCTCCTCTCCTCTTTGCTGTTCTACAGGGGTATAACTGCCTCCTACACTAGACATACTTCCTCGTGGTGGTTGACTGGTAACAACAGGACTACCTGTACTATCAGAAGATCCCACAGGCCTTGGTTGAGTAGTAACAGACTGACTTCTTACATTAAATGCTACATATGGTCCCTGTTCTTCCCTGATGTTACTTCTAATAGCACTTAATACTCTAAGTCTAACCATCCTATTCTCGATCCTATCTAAGGTATTCCCTTGTCTAGTACAGTAACCACAAATACAACCCAGAGGACCACAAACTATACAGCCAGCCAGACCATAAGCAATAGGAGCTGCTGATACTGAAAAACCAGTAGTAGTAATAGTAGTAGGGATAGCAGTTGGGGCGATATTACCTAGTTTTGATACTAGTTCTATACAACAACCTACTCCTCCTCCAACTAAACTACCTATTGATGATGATATGCAAGTAAACATACAGCACCATTTCTCAAATACAGACTTGCAACAACGCTTAGTAGGACCAAAACAAGGACAACTAAAACTTGAAGATACATCTGCCAGGGTATCTCCTCCGTGTGCATTCAAAAATGCAGCAAATAGGGCCTCAGATTGAGGATCAGAAGTAGGCTCTTCTCCACCACTTCCATTTCCTGAACATTCACTATCATAAGGTTGGCCTAAGCTATTTCTCCTTAACGAATGCTGTCTACCATCATTTTCACCATTATTCATAGCAAATGGCTCTCCCAGCACACTAAAAAAGAAAAAAAAGCTAAATACTCCTGTAAAAACCTTTTTATAAAAATTATTCCTTAGTTGCTTATTATAGCCTGTATTTCTTTGCTGACTTTTTCTAATAAAGAAATAAAAGATACATTTAATATATATATATATCACAGAACTACTCTATTTATCAAAACGTTATGTTTTACTTCATTCTTTTCTCTACTAAATACATATCTTCTTAAAATACCACATATTTTAGAAACGCATTTCTTATAAGAAATATTTGTGTGATGTTATTATTAAATTATTAAGATGAGGTAAATTAACCGATTACTTAATAGTATACTTACTAATTAAGTAAAAAATACTCTGTTAAAAAAACAGTCATTTTCTTAAGATAACTTTGAAATGAGGAAGATTAAGTAGAGATAAATATATAACTAAAAAAGTATTACTGTAATCCTAAAACCTTAATAACTATCTTATTAGTAAGACTATTAAAATAACATATATCAACTTGTAGTTAAAGTCAAATATAGTATAAAATAACCTACAACAAAATAAACAAATTACTTTCCCATACTCATTTCAATCACTATGTATAAAAAATGTTCTATTTAATATACATACCGTAAGGAAAGAATCATCTGTTGGCCTCCAAATTTTTTGGAATTTTCAAAACGTATCACACTATTTATACCAAACTCCAGATTATTTGTTAAATTTGCTGTATATGATATCCCTAACTCTGTCCTTTTGTAACTACTTTCATTTTTAGGCACTGATACTTTATATCTTGAGGCATGTTTCTGTATTGGCTCACATTTTATGCTATTTGTTTCAATATATCCTGACACGCCTGCTATCCAAATCTGTATTTGAGACATACTTGTTGCTTGCCAATGACTTCTTAAACCTATACTTTTCTCTATTACTTGTTCCTTGTTCTCACTCAGTTTACAGGGGAGTGGTCCTGATACTTCTTTATAAGGGACCCATTTCACCAATGAGAACACTGTCTCTACGTAAGATGTAATTACTACATGCTTTGAAACTAACACATTGTATCCTACCTGTATTAGTTCACCAGCAAAGCGTATATTAGGTAATCCTTTAGTATTTACTTCTCTATTAGCATGGGTGAATGAACGTATATTCTTAACCTTACCCCAACCATAAGAACTAATTAGCTGACCTGTAAAGCCTGCATTATTTGTATTTGCAACAATGACTGCTGATAGAGCTTCTGTATCTGTCTTTGTCTTTACCTCTCCTGATCCTTTTTCTAAAAGAATGCCTTTATATTCTCTTGTATCACCCTTATGACAATCATATGTAAGACCACAACTAAGACCAGATATTACATCAATCAACACTCCAGCTTGGCCTGAACGAACTTTGTGTTCTAGGTTTGTTTTATAGCTATCAATATTGGCAAAAATATTAAAAATACTCAAACCTAATGTTTTTATTTGAGTCTCTTCTTGAATGTGTTTTACTGGACCTTGAAACTTCTGTATCTTTGAGTAAAAACTCCCCTCTAGCTGAGTCTCTGGTGTACAAACATTCTCCTGTGCCTTTAATCCTAATAATTTTAGCATAGTTGAAATTTGTTCAGAAGTACTAAATAATGCCTGTTGTATTCCTATAAGAGAACTCATATGGCTTGCCTCACTATATCCTGGGATAGAAGCAGGGCATGAAACTATCCGTACAGGTTTTAGTTGTGGTACAACCTCTGAAGTGTACTTCCCACCAGTATACTCCTCCTGTGATGTAGCACTTTCCTCTTCAAAAACGTCAGGGTACTCATAGGGATCCCAAAACTTTCCTGGAGGAGGAACCATTTTATAAACTCCACCTTGTATATACCAATCTTCATCATTTTCATCCCAAATACCTAAGTCAAATCCACTCTCTCTTATAAAAAAAGAAGCATTCCTAAGCTCCGCAGCAACAAGCTGTATTCTTTCTATTTGCTCTCTATCTCTATTAGGATCTTCATCCTTTCTTTTTTCAATATCATCAAGCAACTGTATCATCTTTACATTTTGTAAGTTTACCCATGCCTGATCTCCTCTTTGTTTTTCTTTCTGCCTTTCCAGCTTTATCTTTTGTAGTTCTTCTTTTTTACTGAGTATTCCCAACACACAACTACCTGCTGTAGCAAGACCTAAAGATAAACAAGCTACACGACTGCTTGTTCCTAACCCTCTACTGACTGCACCTATTGCGCTTAGAGTAAAACCTGTAGTAAGTGTTGTTATTCCTACAGAACTTCCTAACACACCACCACATGTTACTTTAGCTTTTTCCCAATTTCTTTTTAAAAAAGAACTAATAGATAAAGATGGTGTATTAGAAAGACCTTTTTCACTATTATGCATTGCAACTACTTCATAAGTGCTACAAAAAATAAAAATAAAAATATAGTAACTATTATAATACATTTATTACAATACATTTTTTTTCATTGTAACTACTTAAAAAATTTAATTAATATAATTATACATAATTTAGAAAAAAGACTAAAATAAAATCTTATGGAACAAGATAGTTATTTTACTATGTTGTTCCATAAAAATTATAAATAATAAATTTTTATTTATTAAAAATTATAATGACATAAATTTATTAAACAATATATTATTGTTAGATAATATTCATTATTATTTTCATAAAAATAGGTTTTCTATAATAATAGTAATTTATATTTTGTCAAAGAAAATATTTATATATGTAATCATCTATATTATAGAAATAAGATCTTTAATAAATTAAAGATAAAAATTATTTTGTATAAAAATAAAAAAAGATATACATTTTATATGTAAAAAATTTATTACTATAGAATATATAATAAAAAATAAACTATAGATATGCTATAAGTAATTTCTATTAACAATTACTCTATAATAATAGTAGTAACGATAGGATAACATACTGTATTAATTTAGATAATGATGTATTATCCATAAACAATATATTAGTAATTATAAGTAAAAAAGAGTTTTAGCTGTTTTTCTTTACTCTTTTTTATATTTTCAAAAGACATCATACCATTCATTTCCAAACAAAACCTAGGTGTAATATTTATTAAATATGATAATCCAACATCTGTTTTTTTATATCTTGTCTGTTTTAAAGGGACTGAAATCTCTTGTTTTAGACGTGAGTTAACTATGTTACAGCTTAACCTCTTCACATCACGATAGCCTGAAACAGCAGCTATCCATAATTGTACCTGTAACATATCTGATGGTTTCCAGTAACTACATATACCTATACTTTTTTCTATTACTTGTTCTTTATTTTTAGTCAGTTCACAAGAAAAAAGACTTAATGATTCTTTATAAGGGCCACACTGTACAACTGAACATGTTGTCTCTATATATGGAGTAAATCTTACTTGTTTTGATACAGAAAGGTTATACCCCAATTGTACTAACCCTCCTGCTATACGTATATCTGGAGAGCCTTTTGAACATACTTCCATAGTGCCATGCATAAATGAACGTATATTCTTTGCTTTACCCCATCCATAACAACTTACAAGATGTCCTGTAATACCTGTTCTCCCTATATTAAAAGCTAGGCCAGTTGATAAGCTCTCTGTATTTGTCCTAACTTTTATCATCTCTGTCCAAGAATTATTTGGGATACCACTATACATTTCCCCATGATTATTATGGCGCCTATACACTAATCCTAGATATACACCTGATGTCATATCCACAACTATCCCTGCTTGACCAGAACCTAATCTATGCTCAAAATTAGTCTCATAACTATCAAATGTAACAAAATGATGAACATATCTTTTTAAGAATAGACTATCAGTTACTTTAGCTACACATGACGGATATTGAAACTTTTGACCTTTTGAATAAACATATCCTTCTTGTTGGTACATCATTTCCGACATAAGCATATGTTCATGTGTTTTTAACACCACTTGCCTTAAAGCACTTGCTGTCTGTTCAGATATATCCAATAATGCAGACTGCATCCCTAGTAATGAACGTATATGGCTTTTAGGATTAAACTCCGAAAGAAACCCACTATAGTAAGAAGAAGCTGTATCTCTAGAGTCTGGTTGTCTTGTTATTACAGCAGGATTTGAAATACCTATAGAGCTTGGTTGAGTTGTAATTACACGTAATGCTATCTGAGAACTAGTTTCATTTTCATCTTCACTATCTGAGCTCTGCTCTCCATCTGTATTTTCTGTTCTATGATTACAGGTAGTTTGATAACACTTCATACATCCAATAGATGTAGCAGAAACTGCTGCTGCTAACGTACACCCAGCTCCACAACCTACTAAACCTGCATATGTTGGTGAAGGCAACTGTGTACATGTAATTTTTAATGCCCAATATAGTTCACTCTCTAACTTTTTTGTAGCAATACAACTAGTAACACCTGATGCAGCTCCACAAATAGCACTCTCTGCAGCAATAATAGCACAACTACACATCCCTTCTGAACATCTTCCACATCTACGCTTCATCCTAGCACAACACCCTTCCCCTCTAGGGTTCACTCCAACTCTTTGAACACTATGTGATGACTGTAGTAGTGGTGTTCTTTCATTAACTGGAGAAGGGCTATGTTCATTATTGTTATTCATACCGACTGCTTCAGTAACACAAAAAAATATACAAAATGGAATAATAGCATTGACAGCTATCTTCCTATAATTACCTTTTATTTTTTGTATAACTTGAAACATTATTTGTAAAAACAATAAAGGATGACTATTATAGGCTCGTAACATACATTTTATACTATGAACTATTTTAATATATATGAAATTATATAAATTAAATAAGATAGTATTCATTATTTAGTTAGTTGGATGCATTTATCCATACATAACCTACTTTATTCCTTTAGTTTATAGTCAAACAATTATCTATTTTTATAAACATAATAGTAATAACATATTAAAAAAACATATTTTCTTTAACTTCTCAATGGGTCATACTCTATAAATGTAATATTCTTTAACTTCTCAATAATAAAAATGAGTTATCCCATACAAATGAATTCAGGCTCTGACTATAGTCAAAGCCTGAAAAGATTATCCCATCAAAATGGGCAAATTACCCTAGTTTATAAAGGTCAGATAGGGATTAATACCTATATTGTGCCTGAAGTGCAAGATATTGGCTATCAATCTTTTTAGCTTGCTTAAAACGAAGTATACCATTACATCCGATTTCTAACATATCTGTGATATTGACTACGTAAGATAACCCCACTTCAGTCCTTGTATATTGTTTCTTATTTACAGGAACAGCTGCCTTGTAAGATGGCATAGAAGTCGCTAATGGTCTACTATGTAGTCCACTCTTTTTATGAGAACCTGAAATCCCAGCTACCCATGTT
This region includes:
- a CDS encoding autotransporter outer membrane beta-barrel domain-containing protein — encoded protein: MHNSEKGLSNTPSLSISSFLKRNWEKAKVTCGGVLGSSVGITTLTTGFTLSAIGAVSRGLGTSSRVACLSLGLATAGSCVLGILSKKEELQKIKLERQKEKQRGDQAWVNLQNVKMIQLLDDIEKRKDEDPNRDREQIERIQLVAAELRNASFFIRESGFDLGIWDENDEDWYIQGGVYKMVPPPGKFWDPYEYPDVFEEESATSQEEYTGGKYTSEVVPQLKPVRIVSCPASIPGYSEASHMSSLIGIQQALFSTSEQISTMLKLLGLKAQENVCTPETQLEGSFYSKIQKFQGPVKHIQEETQIKTLGLSIFNIFANIDSYKTNLEHKVRSGQAGVLIDVISGLSCGLTYDCHKGDTREYKGILLEKGSGEVKTKTDTEALSAVIVANTNNAGFTGQLISSYGWGKVKNIRSFTHANREVNTKGLPNIRFAGELIQVGYNVLVSKHVVITSYVETVFSLVKWVPYKEVSGPLPCKLSENKEQVIEKSIGLRSHWQATSMSQIQIWIAGVSGYIETNSIKCEPIQKHASRYKVSVPKNESSYKRTELGISYTANLTNNLEFGINSVIRFENSKKFGGQQMILSLRYVY
- a CDS encoding autotransporter outer membrane beta-barrel domain-containing protein; amino-acid sequence: MNNGENDGRQHSLRRNSLGQPYDSECSGNGSGGEEPTSDPQSEALFAAFLNAHGGDTLADVSSSFSCPCFGPTKRCCKSVFEKWCCMFTCISSSIGSLVGGGVGCCIELVSKLGNIAPTAIPTTITTTGFSVSAAPIAYGLAGCIVCGPLGCICGYCTRQGNTLDRIENRMVRLRVLSAIRSNIREEQGPYVAFNVRSQSVTTQPRPVGSSDSTGSPVVTSQPPRGSMSSVGGSYTPVEQQRGEEGSSSEGSDEESGDEHIYETIGGGTGGGGGDEEPIYEEIGFYTTNLIPGYSYEGQVSSLLGMQCVLTGVSIQFPQKLRRLALKAYEKIPEMYLSTRGNKASSSSVPSYGQLLKVVKDPAKQKQSHIPYHVFAFTDDYKANLECKVRSSQTGVIAELCTGVHFGLIYSRHNDEKKEYTGMQLDVGRGSVKAKSEIESIAAVVTFNADRPGITGHFASCYGWGTVKNKRFFTHAGRETSSSGSPAISITGGLVQIGYNLYISKSCLVTPYVEGVLSVATCEPYNEKRGVLPCKLSESNESIFGKSIGLRSNWKLSEDTVLQMWISGISGTQTSSNISLQPLVAPMKRYEVSVPMRNENYLRTECGATYILKITDSLSTGATMLCSFTKEQKLYNQQLSACIQYVY
- a CDS encoding autotransporter domain-containing protein — protein: MLRAYNSHPLLFLQIMFQVIQKIKGNYRKIAVNAIIPFCIFFCVTEAVGMNNNNEHSPSPVNERTPLLQSSHSVQRVGVNPRGEGCCARMKRRCGRCSEGMCSCAIIAAESAICGAASGVTSCIATKKLESELYWALKITCTQLPSPTYAGLVGCGAGCTLAAAVSATSIGCMKCYQTTCNHRTENTDGEQSSDSEDENETSSQIALRVITTQPSSIGISNPAVITRQPDSRDTASSYYSGFLSEFNPKSHIRSLLGMQSALLDISEQTASALRQVVLKTHEHMLMSEMMYQQEGYVYSKGQKFQYPSCVAKVTDSLFLKRYVHHFVTFDSYETNFEHRLGSGQAGIVVDMTSGVYLGLVYRRHNNHGEMYSGIPNNSWTEMIKVRTNTESLSTGLAFNIGRTGITGHLVSCYGWGKAKNIRSFMHGTMEVCSKGSPDIRIAGGLVQLGYNLSVSKQVRFTPYIETTCSVVQCGPYKESLSLFSCELTKNKEQVIEKSIGICSYWKPSDMLQVQLWIAAVSGYRDVKRLSCNIVNSRLKQEISVPLKQTRYKKTDVGLSYLINITPRFCLEMNGMMSFENIKKSKEKQLKLFFTYNY
- a CDS encoding autotransporter domain-containing protein — translated: MHKKYICYDKQQKRAYYKKVLTGVFSSFLFFSVLAEPFAMNNGEGGEQIPLSEISLSGGQSLEGGATGGDGVTSVSPESIPDALYCMFLDEHGNQDIVTTNSSSIQSNCCRNICSIGMTRCLITNLIAGACGGLGVGLGGVIAEFTDPSMMLAATSGGGLACYFFSMLAAYYYGGIIVSKEKRENLEAIDRRMQSLIEESISRGRRRSILVGHQGQPVTTQPSVAAGPSAHLRGVIVTEQPVAVGASASVGASSTRGSILRSSQRGDQGTEGLQNRSRWGEQDTDPIYEDVWTYAVELIPGYSYEGQVGSLLGMQCVLTGVSIQVPQKLRRLALKAYEKIPQMYLSLQGNKVSSPSIANYGKLLKATKNFANQKQKHIPYYVFAFTDDYKANLERKVRSGQAGIIAELCNGVHFGLTYSRHNDEKKEYTGMQLGKGRGSVKAKSEIESIAAVVTFNADRPGITGHFASCYGWGTVKNKRFFTHAGRETSSSGSPAISIAGGLVQIGYNLYISKSCSVTPYVEGVLSIAKWKPYNEKRGDLPCKLSESSESIFEKSIGLRSDWRVSESSILQTWISGISGSQTSSNVSLQPLVAPMKRYEVSVPMRNKNYLRAECGATYVSKITDSLFTGATMLFSFVKRQKLHNQQINTYVQYVF